The following proteins come from a genomic window of Maylandia zebra isolate NMK-2024a linkage group LG22, Mzebra_GT3a, whole genome shotgun sequence:
- the LOC101468187 gene encoding tRNA selenocysteine 1-associated protein 1 isoform X2, which translates to MSTLWMGNLETYMDEKFITRAFSTMGEQVVNVRIIRNKMTGGALGYCFVEMTDEATAERCLRKINGKPLPGANPPTRFKLNRATFGKQESGQMYSLFVGDLTPDVDDGMLYEFFYNRYPSCRGGKVVLDSMGNSKGCGFVQFPDERLQKRALEECQGAVGLGGKPLRLSLAANNLKNKQQQSEHKSWQSTSGYRQNYDQYTQYQQQTYPGFYSSWGYDQTGGMYGYNYPQYDYSQYSAAQESETVQEDEGLEDPSVEVDVVEANRKFMEHSEELYDALIDCHWQSTELQQDYVTSSLPEPIYC; encoded by the exons ATGAGTACGCTATGGATGGGAAAC CTGGAGACCTACATGGATGAGAAGTTCATCACCAGAGCTTTTTCCACCATGGGCGAGCAGGTGGTTAATGTCAGGATCATCCGCAACAAGATGACAGG GGGTGCTCTGGGTTACTGTTTTGTGGAGATGACAGACGAGGCCACAGCCGAGAGGTGTCTCCGCAAAATCAATGGAAAACCTTTACCGGGAGCCAACCCG cCCACAAGATTCAAGTTAAACCGAGCGACCTTTGGAAAACAGGAAAGCGG GCAGATGTATTCTCTGTTTGTCGGAGATCTCACTCCAGATGTGGATGATGGGATGCTTTATGAGTTTTTTTACAATCGTTACCCTTCCTGTCGTGGTGGAAAAGTGGTATTGGACAGCATGGGCAACTCCAA GGGCTGTGGCTTCGTTCAGTTCCCTGATGAGCGGCTGCAGAAGCGGGCGTTAGAGGAGTGTCAGGGAGCTGTGGGGCTGGGTGGCAAGCCTCTGCGATTGAGCCTGGCTGCTAACaa CTTAAAGAACAAGCAGCAGCAGTCGGAGCACAAATCATGGCAGTCTACCTCTGGATACAGACAAAACTATGACCAGTACACCCAGTACCAGCAGCAGACCTATCCTGGCTTTTATTCTTCCTGGGGCTATGACCAGACTGGAGGAATGTATGGCTACAACTATCCGCAGTATGATTACTCACAGTATTCTGCTGCACAG gagAGTGAAACCGTTCAGGAGGACGAAGGACTGGAAG ATCCAAGTGTGGAGGTGGATGTGGTGGAGGCCAACAGGAAGTTCATGGAGCACAGTGAGGAACTGTACGATGCACTGATAGACTGTCACTGGCAGTCCACAGAGTTACAGCAGGACTATGTGACATCCAGTCTGCCAGAGCCCATCTACTGCTGA
- the LOC101468187 gene encoding tRNA selenocysteine 1-associated protein 1 isoform X1, with the protein MSTLWMGNLETYMDEKFITRAFSTMGEQVVNVRIIRNKMTGVSSPRGALGYCFVEMTDEATAERCLRKINGKPLPGANPPTRFKLNRATFGKQESGQMYSLFVGDLTPDVDDGMLYEFFYNRYPSCRGGKVVLDSMGNSKGCGFVQFPDERLQKRALEECQGAVGLGGKPLRLSLAANNLKNKQQQSEHKSWQSTSGYRQNYDQYTQYQQQTYPGFYSSWGYDQTGGMYGYNYPQYDYSQYSAAQESETVQEDEGLEDPSVEVDVVEANRKFMEHSEELYDALIDCHWQSTELQQDYVTSSLPEPIYC; encoded by the exons ATGAGTACGCTATGGATGGGAAAC CTGGAGACCTACATGGATGAGAAGTTCATCACCAGAGCTTTTTCCACCATGGGCGAGCAGGTGGTTAATGTCAGGATCATCCGCAACAAGATGACAGG TGTGTCGTCCCCCAGGGGTGCTCTGGGTTACTGTTTTGTGGAGATGACAGACGAGGCCACAGCCGAGAGGTGTCTCCGCAAAATCAATGGAAAACCTTTACCGGGAGCCAACCCG cCCACAAGATTCAAGTTAAACCGAGCGACCTTTGGAAAACAGGAAAGCGG GCAGATGTATTCTCTGTTTGTCGGAGATCTCACTCCAGATGTGGATGATGGGATGCTTTATGAGTTTTTTTACAATCGTTACCCTTCCTGTCGTGGTGGAAAAGTGGTATTGGACAGCATGGGCAACTCCAA GGGCTGTGGCTTCGTTCAGTTCCCTGATGAGCGGCTGCAGAAGCGGGCGTTAGAGGAGTGTCAGGGAGCTGTGGGGCTGGGTGGCAAGCCTCTGCGATTGAGCCTGGCTGCTAACaa CTTAAAGAACAAGCAGCAGCAGTCGGAGCACAAATCATGGCAGTCTACCTCTGGATACAGACAAAACTATGACCAGTACACCCAGTACCAGCAGCAGACCTATCCTGGCTTTTATTCTTCCTGGGGCTATGACCAGACTGGAGGAATGTATGGCTACAACTATCCGCAGTATGATTACTCACAGTATTCTGCTGCACAG gagAGTGAAACCGTTCAGGAGGACGAAGGACTGGAAG ATCCAAGTGTGGAGGTGGATGTGGTGGAGGCCAACAGGAAGTTCATGGAGCACAGTGAGGAACTGTACGATGCACTGATAGACTGTCACTGGCAGTCCACAGAGTTACAGCAGGACTATGTGACATCCAGTCTGCCAGAGCCCATCTACTGCTGA